The Daucus carota subsp. sativus chromosome 7, DH1 v3.0, whole genome shotgun sequence genome window below encodes:
- the LOC108196286 gene encoding probable RNA helicase SDE3, with the protein MFGFFFSALKKVYHLFRKVFGNRQQSLPSTKQDLKDPQKYHLRQQLLPSTKQDLKDPDTYHLLQQSLPSTKQDLKDPEKYHLCQQSLPSTKQDLKDPQKYHHCQQSLPSTKQDLKDPHKYHHNAFSFSRIKSPDSFPSAQNAPTTQRQTLPSPVYNQPKDTLPRVTLKVDSGINTRKTPYAPIETHSALPGSAKSPAVLNKPVLCHAAPGSTSHLTKSTYNIVEEGSTPLYEIPEDIKTLIKRDIVPPVLKKPLSPQTYKDYFAALLYAEDYYLEKWDGFEMKDVTLRLHEAEIYERKGKYKQSSGVKKDDKIFVEFEISAIPEKRPFLLSRDFASVRPSGRNIDPFQGIIFRVVKSNIVLVEFGDDFHAQHYSSCKYDVKFSFNRVCLKRAHQSIASASDMLFKKFLFPNCQPKYSSHYSTAITRIINITDSHPYLLEGSLSITRNNQLSGTGTLVRDTVVQLCQTSSLNRVLICAPLNSTCDVFMRSLQREFSDSEIFRANAAFREVDGVPDDILPFCPYKQKEEVFTCPSLPQLLKFKVILSTFMSSFRLHSNGIEGGHFTHVILVDASSATEPEIMVPLTNLTSVSTKVLVTGSPGNQSRWVRSDIARHNGLRTSYFERLRKSNFYRELNPEFITQLEDDSGFPATSYFR; encoded by the exons ATGTTTGGTTTCTTTTTCTCGGCCCTTAAGAAAGTATATCATTTATTCCGGAAGGTTTTTGGTAATCGTCAGCAGTCATTGCCTTCGACAAAACAAGACCTTAAGGATCCTCAGAAATATCATCTCCGTCAGCAGTTATTGCCTTCGACGAAACAAGACCTTAAGGATCCTGACACATATCATCTTCTTCAGCAGTCATTGCCTTCGACAAAACAAGACCTTAAGGACCCTGAGAAATATCATCTTTGTCAGCAGTCATTGCCTTCGACAAAACAAGACCTTAAGGATCCTCAGAAATATCATCATTGTCAGCAGTCATTGCCTTCGACGAAACAAGACCTTAAGGATCCTCACAAATATCATCACAATGCTTTTTCGTTTTCAAGAATTAAATCACCTGATTCATTCCCCAGTGCTCAAAATGCTCCAACAACTCAGCGTCAGACCTTGCCCTCCCCGGTTTACAATCAACCGAAAGATACCCTACCTAGAGTTACACTGAAAGTTGATTCAGGAATTAACACTAGAAAAACACCATATGCACCAATTGAAACTCATAGTGCATTACCAGGTTCCGCAAAATCTCCTGCAGTGTTAAATAAGCCTGTTTTGTGTCACGCTGCACCTGGCTCCACATCGCACCTGACAAAGAGTACATATAATATTGTGGAGGAAGGTTCCACTCCCCTTTATGAAATTCCGGAAGACATCAAAACTCTGATCAAACGAGATATTGTGCCGCCAGTTCTGAAGAAGCCATTGTCTCCACAAACTTACAAGGATTACTTTGCAGCATTGCTTTATGCTGAGGACTATTACCTCGAG AAATGGGACGGGTTTGAGATGAAGGATGTAACTCTAAGGCTGCATGAAGCAGAAATATATGAAAGGAAAGGCAAGTATAAACAAAGTAGCGGTGTTAAAAAAGATGATAAAATTTTTGTGGAATTTGAGATAAGTGCCATTCCTGAGAAGCGGCCATTTCTTCTATCCCGGGACTTTGCCTCTGTACGGCCTTCTGGCAGAAACATTGATCCATTTCAG GGCATCATCTTTCGAGTGGTGAAGAGTAACATTGTGCTAGTTGAATTTGGAGACGATTTCCATGCCCAGCATTACTCGTCCTGCAAATACGATGTCAAGTTCTCATTCAACAGAGTCTGTCTAAAGAGGGCTCATCAATCAATTGCATCAGCATCCGATATGTTGTTCAAGAAGTTCCTCTTTCCCAACTGCCAGCCCAAATATAGCTCTCACTATTCTACTGCTATCACCCGAATTATAAACATCACCGACTCACATCCATATCTTCTAGAGGGCTCACTGTCAATAACCCGTAACAATCAATTGTCAGGAACCGGAACTCTGGTTAGAGACACAGTAGTCCAATTATGTCAGACCTCTTCCCTCAACAGAGTCCTCATATGTGCACCTTTGAATAGCACCTGTGACGTTTTCATGCGAAGCCTACAAAGAGAATTTAGCGATTCTGAGATATTCCGGGCCAATGCTGCCTTCAGAGAGGTCGACGGTGTCCCTGACGACATCCTCCCTTTCTGTCCCTACAAACAGAAAGAAGAGGTCTTTACTTGTCCATCACTTCCACAACTCCTGAAATTCAAAGTAATTTTATCGACGTTCATGAGTAGCTTCAGGCTGCATAGTAATGGCATAGAAGGCGGGCATTTTACGCATGTAATCCTGGTTGATGCAAGCTCAGCAACTGAGCCAGAGATCATGGTGCCTTTGACAAACCTGACAAGTGTATCAACAAAGGTCCTGGTAACTGGTTCCCCTGGAAACCAGTCTCGTTGGGTCCGGTCCGACATTGCCAGGCATAATGGATTGAGGACATCGTATTTCGAGAGACTGAGGAAGAGCAATTTCTACAGGGAGCTCAATCCAGAATTTATAACACAACTAGAAGATGATTCTGGTTTTCCAGCTACATCATACTTCAGGTAa
- the LOC108196287 gene encoding probable RNA helicase SDE3, protein MLSFLRCVLCCDDEINTGQSESESYYDESPSQPFNYRVILDNYDTFSRTQIDKTTRTHDICTTYRFPPKSNPPPVYNPPKQTLSRINDKVISESKKTPTGKDTIVFPRPASSSSRVVLPPQPSPISPSLSKKPILAPAPSSSTLNQAKSQYNVVEQGSTPLFVIPEDIKGLIRKDIVPGVLKKPLSPQTYKDYFEALLYAEDYYLEKWDGFEMTNVTLKLNEAEIHRRKGKSKNKNNNQKDEKIFVEFEVDSIPERRPFLLSRDFASVRPTGTKVDPFQGIIFRVVRSNIVLVEFGEDFHAQHYSSCKYDVKFSFNRVCLKRAHQAIAAVSDMFFRKFLFPDCRPEKVLLKGKILFSSHKLDSSAISRIINLSGPPAYLLEGPISVTRDKQLSRTGMVIRDAVVQLCQVSSHNRILICAPTNSTCDVFMRSLRKEVGDSDIFRANAAFRELDGVPIDILPFCPYKKKEEVFSCPSLSQLQKFKVILSTFMSSFRLHNEGIEGGHFTHIFLVDASSAIEPEVLVPLTNLTNASTNVVITGAPENQSGWVRSTIARQNGLKTSYFERLRQSKLYRDLNPESITQISDDSSSSLSYFRKKFRRHNKGIY, encoded by the exons ATGTTGTCGTTTCTGCGGTGTGTGCTTTGTTGTGATGATGAAATAAACACTGGACAGTCTGAATCTGAGTCGTATTATGATGAAAGTCCCTCCCAGCCCTTTAATTATCGCGTAATTCTTGATAATTATGACACATTTTCAAGAACTCAAATTGATAAGACGACTCGAACTCATGACATTTGCACTACTTACCGGTTTCCCCCAAAATCAAACCCTCCCCCGGTTTATAATCCACCAAAACAAACCCTGTCAAGAATTAATGACAAAGTTATTTCAGAATCGAAAAAAACACCCACTGGAAAAGATACTATTGTCTTTCCGAGACCAGCTAGTTCCTCTTCCCGTGTTGTGTTACCACCTCAGCCATCCCCGATATCTCCTTCACTGTCAAAGAAGCCTATTCTGGCTCCTGCCCCGTCTAGTTCGACATTAAATCAGGCAAAGAGTCAATATAATGTGGTAGAGCAGGGTTCGACCCCTCTTTTTGTGATTCCGGAAGACATTAAAGGCTTGATCAGGAAAGATATTGTACCCGGAGTTTTGAAGAAACCTTTGTCTCCACAAACGTACAAGGATTACTTTGAGGCACTGCTATATGCTGAGGACTATTACCTCGAG AAATGGGATGGGTTTGAGATGACGAATGTAACTTTGAAGTTGAATGAAGCTGAAATACATCGCAGGAAAGGCAAATCAAAAAACAAGAACAATAACCAAAAAGATGAAAAGATTTTTGTGGAATTTGAGGTAGACTCCATTCCTGAGAGGCGACCGTTTCTTCTATCAAGGGACTTTGCCTCTGTGCGACCTACTGGCACCAAAGTTGATCCATTTCAG GGCATCATCTTCCGGGTAGTAAGAAGCAATATTGTGCTAGTTGAATTTGGGGAGGATTTTCATGCTCAGCATTACTCTTCATGCAAATACGACGTTAAGTTCTCATTTAACAGAGTATGTTTGAAGAGGGCTCACCAAGCAATTGCAGCAGTATCAGATATGTTCTTCAGGAAATTCCTATTTCCAGACTGCAGGCCTGAGAAAGTTTTATTGAAGGGAAAAATTCTGTTTAGCAGTCACAAACTCGATTCATCTGCTATTAGTCGAATCATAAACCTTAGTGGCCCCCCTGCTTATCTGTTGGAAGGCCCGATATCAGTAACTCGTGACAAACAATTGTCAAGAACTGGAATGGTGATTCGAGATGCAGTAGTCCAATTATGTCAAGTCTCATCACATAACAGAATTCTTATCTGTGCACCCACAAACAGTACATGTGATGTATTCATGAGAAGCCTGCGGAAAGAAGTTGGCGATTCTGACATATTTCGAGCCAATGCTGCCTTCAGAGAATTAGATGGTGTACCTATTGACATCCTCCCTTTTTGCCCttacaaaaagaaagaagaagtcTTTTCTTGTCCTTCACTTTCACAACTTCAGAAATTTAAAGTTATTCTTTCAACTTTTATGAGTAGCTTTAGGCTTCACAATGAAGGGATAGAAGGTGGACATTTTACTCATATTTTCCTGGTTGATGCTAGCTCTGCAATTGAACCAGAGGTTCTGGTGCCTCTGACAAACTTGACAAATGCATCAACAAACGTAGTGATAACAGGTGCCCCAGAAAACCAGTCGGGATGGGTTCGTTCCACCATTGCTAGGCAAAATGGATTGAAGACTTCATACTTTGAGAGACTCCGGCAGAGCAAACTATACAGGGATCTCAATCCAGAGTCTATAACACAGATAAGTGATGACTCTAGTTCATCTTTATCATACTTCAG AAAAAAATTCAGAAGACACAACAAAGGAATATATTGA
- the LOC108193651 gene encoding uncharacterized protein LOC108193651 isoform X2: MLGVSYGQLLLLIGAVVAFTGPKDFPRVSRLAGRMAGRAIGYVQLARGQFDVIMHQSQAQQVHKELKDTMAQLEAIRHEIRTVSFMNPGQLTTRLVDNLDQTTAANESTESEKVIKENISRTTTPKDSSLKASSSFNIQSKAAVSSSIDKYSKATAYASLAESSALNSGPGTSDISDKSGLLAVLPVSAESAGLLPNRKGSVSGSDLVLEAIVEAEVANNAKQFFAQPQNQLKPE; the protein is encoded by the exons ATGCTCGGAGTCTCATACGGACAGCTCCTCCTCTTGATCGGAGCTGTTGTCGCCTTCACAG GCCCAAAGGACTTCCCACGCGTATCCAGATTAGCGGGGAGGATGGCTGGTCGTGCAATTGGTTATGTTCAGTTAGCTCGTGGTCAGTTCGATGTTATCATGCACCAATCTCAAGCTCAGCAG GTGCATAAAGAACTAAAAGATACAATGGCTCAATTGGAAGCTATACGTCATGAAATTAGAACCGTCTCTTTTATGAATCCTGGTCAATTGACGACAAGACTGGTGGATAATCTTGATCAGACAACTGCAGCAAATG AAAGCACAGAATCAGAAAAAGTAATAAAAGAGAACATATCAAGGACAACTACTCCTAAG GATTCTAGTTTAAAAGCCTCAAGCTCGTTTAATATCCAAAGCAAAGCAGCTGTGTCAAGCTCGATTGATAAATACAGCAAAGCAACTGCTTATGCAAGTTTGGCTGAATCCTCTGCTTTAAATTCTGGGCCTGGGACTAGTGATATAAGTGATAAATCTGGTCTTCTTGCTGTCCTTCCTGTATCAGCAGAAAGTGCTGGATTGCTCCCAAATCGCAAGG GAAGTGTCAGTGGATCTGACCTAGTTTTGGAAGCTATTGTAGAGGCAGAGGTGGCAAACAATGCAAAACAATTTTTTGCTCAACCTCAAAATCAATTGAAACCAGAGTAA
- the LOC108193651 gene encoding uncharacterized protein LOC108193651 isoform X1, producing the protein MLGVSYGQLLLLIGAVVAFTGPKDFPRVSRLAGRMAGRAIGYVQLARGQFDVIMHQSQAQQVHKELKDTMAQLEAIRHEIRTVSFMNPGQLTTRLVDNLDQTTAANESTESEKVIKENISRTTTPKPDDLQDSSLKASSSFNIQSKAAVSSSIDKYSKATAYASLAESSALNSGPGTSDISDKSGLLAVLPVSAESAGLLPNRKGSVSGSDLVLEAIVEAEVANNAKQFFAQPQNQLKPE; encoded by the exons ATGCTCGGAGTCTCATACGGACAGCTCCTCCTCTTGATCGGAGCTGTTGTCGCCTTCACAG GCCCAAAGGACTTCCCACGCGTATCCAGATTAGCGGGGAGGATGGCTGGTCGTGCAATTGGTTATGTTCAGTTAGCTCGTGGTCAGTTCGATGTTATCATGCACCAATCTCAAGCTCAGCAG GTGCATAAAGAACTAAAAGATACAATGGCTCAATTGGAAGCTATACGTCATGAAATTAGAACCGTCTCTTTTATGAATCCTGGTCAATTGACGACAAGACTGGTGGATAATCTTGATCAGACAACTGCAGCAAATG AAAGCACAGAATCAGAAAAAGTAATAAAAGAGAACATATCAAGGACAACTACTCCTAAG CCTGATGATTTGCAGGATTCTAGTTTAAAAGCCTCAAGCTCGTTTAATATCCAAAGCAAAGCAGCTGTGTCAAGCTCGATTGATAAATACAGCAAAGCAACTGCTTATGCAAGTTTGGCTGAATCCTCTGCTTTAAATTCTGGGCCTGGGACTAGTGATATAAGTGATAAATCTGGTCTTCTTGCTGTCCTTCCTGTATCAGCAGAAAGTGCTGGATTGCTCCCAAATCGCAAGG GAAGTGTCAGTGGATCTGACCTAGTTTTGGAAGCTATTGTAGAGGCAGAGGTGGCAAACAATGCAAAACAATTTTTTGCTCAACCTCAAAATCAATTGAAACCAGAGTAA